gcccacgaaattttgtataggaacgtgggtcgtgtacatagcgtgcgcagcagtggggctccggccttaCTGTCGCCATATCAGGACAGTTCCAATAAAACTAGGTAATATCTCGCTTCAGTGTGCACCGACCTCCCGCAGGCCAATAAGTGGCGTCTGCAGATCTTTCGCGAGATATGGCCTGTTGATATGGCTTGGGCATGGGGGAGTGGCATACATTTAGTTACAAATTTTATTCTCTAGGGGCCACCCCCTTGGCTCTCTTTCACTCATATTATTCGAATTTGGGTCAGCCATTTTTTGACGTCAAACTTTACttcgggtggtattccaccagtCCAATATTTTTGTCCAATATCAGTgcgtctctctctctctcattaaagcaaaatgtgagacgcaatacacattcggcaaagaaattggataggtggcaTACCACCCTTACCTATTAACAAATACAAAACATTTAGACACACAAATTGTACTGTACTCATACTATATtcaaggaaataaaaaataatctatTAGGCCATGCTGTTTTTGTCAAAATTTTTCTCTGAaatataacagttttaggatgTAATAAATTCACAGTTAAATAGTCAAAATTGAAAAGTAAAGCAGTTACCATAAAGCCTTACCTGCAATGGACAGTGTTTCGGAAAGGGCCCCGTCTCCCGCAAGAGCTTCGCCAAGAGAACCTAGTTTTCGAGAACCAAGCGTTCAGCGAGATCCAAGCCCTCTAAGAGAACCAAGCATACAGCAAGGTCCAAGCCCTCAACGAGAGCCAAGCGTTCAACGAGAACCGAGTATTCTACGAGAACCAAGCATTCAACGAGGACCGACCCCTCCGAGACAACCGAGCATTCAACGAGAACCTAGCATTCAACGAGAACCTAAACGAAACTCTTTAGTTGGAAGTCGACAGGCATCTATTTCAACTCCAAGAAAAGGTTCCCATACGTCGCCCCGCATCTCCGTTAAGGGTTCACCTGTAAGGGGTAGTAGAACGCACTCACCGGCGAGACAAATGTCTCATGAACAACGCAGCATTTCCAACGCAAGTCAAAAAATGGCAAGTAAAGAGGACACAAAAGATACGATTGCCAACCTTGAACCGCAAGGACAACGTATTAGTAAACATATCGAGCAGTTAAATGATTCCGTGAAAAAACTGGCTTTGCAAACGTCTGGTTCACATTCGGAACCTTTAGACACGAATATAGATAAAATTGCAGAGATGAGTAAAATACTTACAGACGAGGCCAATACTCTCAGGCAATCTATCAAGCACTTGTCCGAGGACATCTGTCGCACGGAGGTCGGGTTTGGACAATATACGGAAGACATAACTGATTTCCCGTATCATCTCTTTTTATTAGAAATCATTATCAATAAAATTCAAATGAAATGTGATTGCTTCGATATGGACTGCAATAATCTCGTTATATCTGCACATTTTCTGGGCAAACACCCCATAGTATTATACGACTCTAATACTAACGGCTGTGTTGAAGactttttcaaaataaatattggaaaatCCATCATGTTTGCCATGACGTACGACAAAATTTGTGCCATCAAGGACTTTGAAATCGTTTTAGATTTGAACAAGCAACCTCCATGTTCACATTGTGTAACTAAAATAGGAACATCTAAGATGGATTACACTAAAGAATTCTTGGGTTTGAGGGAAGAATTATGTATGAAATGGGCCGATGAACAGCCAAAAGATAATATTATTTGCACCACATCCACTCCGATGCTCAAAAATCAGTTTTATATACTTTGCAGCGATAGCGAAGATAACGATGCGATTGGTATAATAGAGGTGTCCGTGAGGATGTCGTTCTTGGGCAAAGAGATCACGACGGCATTTTCCGCTTCGCCGACGCCAAAAGGAACCTCGCGTTTGCTGAAAGAGGGCCACGGTATGACGATGTACTCTTGTCAAAAAGTGGAAATGGATGAACAAGGAAAAGTATTATTGGATGAAGACGTTCTCGGCAAAAACAGCTGCAGACCTCTTACCAGGAGTGATAGTCCGATGTCAGAGATTTCTTCATTATCAACTCGAAAACCTCATTACACAGGAGGTTATATGGATCACAATAATATAGGTAACAAGTTTCATTCTCTTAAATAGTTTTTACGCTAATAAGAACATACATTTGTActtgtagttaaatttattacGTTTATTTTTAGGTGGTATGCCGAGATACGATgaaatttttacaaaaatgaatGACAACGAGTTGAAAATACGAGTACCAAAAAGCACGAAAGTGGAACGGGTTGGAAGATACGAGAAAATTCAGGAACTTTGTGAGTGCGAAGAGACGCCGTACAACACGGGAGACCAGATACAGTTCCAGCTGCCTTCGGACATCCGCAAGACAGACAACACATACACGTCAAACCTTAAATACACCATCGATACTCCGGTCAAAACGTACGATAAAAAGAACAGAAAAGTTATAAATGTTACTCCGACCAACTGCTCCGTGCCTGTGGATATGGAGAAGAGATTGCACTCACAAAAGGATGTTTTTATTCTCAAAATTGGGAAAAAGCTAGAAACTAAAGACAAAAAGACCGACTTAGAAATAGAACTTGTGACTCCGAAAGCTCCTGGGTCCGATCCCGTTGAAAATAATACAGTCTCTCAACAAGTCAGCAAAACTAAAATGAAGGATAAAAAgaagaataaaaacaaaaaaggcGAAAAAGGAAAGAAAGCCAGTGCGAAGGCATCAAagactaagaaagcgaaaaaaacaaaataatatgcATAATCAAttcaatatacatatttacatactccACCCAACCATGATTTTAATGTTATTACCCTTATACCTTTATTCGTATAATGTACACAACCCTATTTCGCAGTGTCATATCACTTTTGTCAACGATATAATGTATGTATACGAAAGAAGTGCAACATGCATGTTTCCGCAAATAAGGCATAGTATATTTGCTTTAGTCTAGTTTTAGGTACAATACCAGCATAGTTGTATAGGAATTAATGTTGAAAGGCATTCGTTTTAGATGACGTTACACAGCTGGCGTAACCTAGGTATTTCTGGACTAATGTCAAGCGCTACTGTTTGATGAGTTTAATGTACCACAAAATGTATTGCACTATCAATTTCAGCAGGAAAAATTTGGCCTATGGTTCAGGCTTCCTCTTAAATGTCTATTCTGTTATTCAGCTGGTCTAGGCGAGTTCCGCATCCGCGACTTGAACGACGAGATCAACAAGCTGATGCGCGAGAAGCGACACTGGGAGGTCCAGATCAAGTCGCTCGGCGGGCCCGACCACGCCCGCGTCGGGCCACGGATGCTCGACCAGGACGGCCGCGAGGTGCCAGGCAACCGCGGCTACAAATATTTCGGGGCCGCTAAGGATCTGCCAGGTAATATTAGTGTGACTATTACATAGATTAGATATGTGTAAAGGTATCGTCGTAGGTGTTAGgtatcgcatcagaaatgaggccatccgcagcagaaccaaagtaaccgacgtagccctccgaatcgctaaacttaagtggcagtgggcggggcacattgcacgtagaaccgatggccattggggcggaaaggttatcgagtggcgaccacgtaccggaaggcgcagtgTGGATAGACCCCcactgatgacctggtaaaggtcgcgggagtccgctggatgcgggtggcgcaagaccggtcattgtggcactctttgggggaggcctatgtccagcagtggacgtcctctggctgatatgttGATGATGTGTAAAGgtaaagtggccaaatatatcgtagcACACTTTGTTACTGTAGAAATATGTGTTCCAATATATTTGGACACTTTCCGCCGTCACTATATGTtggatgctgactgtaccaacgTTTAAAATTACCGATCCCTTAACTATTTACTGACTTGCGTGTCGTTCCATCTTTGACTGTGTATTTGGCGTGCTACCCCACACTTGGAGAAGTACCAATGCAATCATTAAGTACCCtcttgctttttagggttccgtgcccaaagggtaaaacgggatcctattactaagactccgctgtccgtccgtccgtccgtctgtcaccaggctatatctcgtgatctgtgatagctagacagctgaaattttcacagatgatgtatttctgttgccgctataacaacaaatactaaaaacagaataaaataaagatttaagtggggctcccatacaacaaacgtgatttttgaccgaagttaagcaacgtcgggcggggtcagtacttggatgggtgaccgtttttatagataacggtaaggaacccttcgtgtgtgtgcgagtccgactcgcacttggccggtttttgaatGAGGGTGGGCTATCTCTGAACTCTGTAGTacagtcagtatcaaaagtagcggatctgactacgcgtcaaaagtatctaccataCTCGAAcagcttaacaaaaagagataaAGTCAATATGGcgaattccgtcatagggattattccgtccactagcgtttttctcgaacaacgaacaacattgataatttcgtcgacaaagcagcgattgcttttagtttcagcaatcaatggcaaatggttttttttttctacgattgaaaatcaaagaaatatacgctcgtgggcggaatagtccctatgacggaattagccactttgaccttatatgtatattatgcgAACTGTAGAGATAGGTATTTGGCGTATTATCCCAGGGTGACAGCTACTTTTGGTGTTGTTTCATCCGCTATTatcgatgctgactgtacctactggcatattttgtaataattatcgCCTGTACTGGCTGTACTTGACCTAAGGCAACATCGGCAGGGTGTTATGCCCATTTACCCCGTGGTCTTTTGATTTAGTAATGATTTGACTTGTATTAGATATTGGTGACTTTAACCTGTATGTTACAGGCGTGAGAGAGCTGTTCGAGCAagagccgccgccgccgccgcggcgcACGCGCGCCGATCTGATGCGAGACGTCGACGCCGACTATTATGGCTACCGGGATGACGACGACGGGCTTTTGATCCCGCTCGAGCGGGAGGCAGAGAAAGAAGGTGACGCCTAACAAAGAAATTcttgataaataaaatttgcactTTTGATGTAGTGTCTTCAGGccgaattattattttttcattttctatAAGTTCTACGTGAATACTCTTTAGCAAAGGATTATTAGTTATACACATCTACATGtgtgcttcgaatttgacagcttacgtagatggcgctgtattgttctgttttttaaattttttatatgGTCACTGGTTGTCCAAacttgacgtttgacaattcagttacTACAGGgtaatttttggaccgttagccatattgtgcgaggtgattaggtaggtcataccaGAGACataatatgtaacttcgtataagatgaataaagtctaaggaaaaaacgtgcctcggaaatcaagaaaaagtcagtCTCGGATTATCCGAGACGGATAGATgacggatagatggcgcacacaactttagcctatgctcggctagatggcgtgacgacaccgtttcatatttaacaatttcaacacatagatatcagtgaatgaacatgggtcaaaatgatataaaaataataaaatcatttattttttacatttttttgataattttatacgttttcattttgagttttagtcgtgtgtcgatagatggcagtaaattttctgtgactacaaaatttactatgacaggacccctctatactatctaaaCTCTttggtcatactgaacaactttttctatgggaccaaccccgaaatccaaaaaaaaacatatttgaccttcccatagaaaaggtcgacatccactcgaccaaaatctatgaaacggccaaaaatatttttgtgattttggagtggttggttggttggttggagaaaaagttgttcagtatggcctacctaatcacctcgcacaagatggctaacggtccaaaaatgaccctgtataaaaactgtaaaattctgagtagtgatccaaaggactcgagccttttagggctcgcctcatttcttgacgcctaaaagcctatttagctctttagcccccgagcctagttctatttaagatcctagactcatggggctaataaccttattaagcccggcCAGCCGGTCGGgggctaaataggcttttttttaGAGGCTTATAAGGATATTAGCCCCAAgattctaggctcttaaatagaactaggctcgggggctaaagagctaaatatgcttttagccttttaggcgtcaagagatgaggcgagccctaaaaaaagagctccaaaggctcgagtcttttggatcactaattCGGAGGCGACTCGTTGGTAAACTTAAGCGTTTTTGTTACAGCGATAGCGCGAGCTGTCGACGAGTGGAAGAGGAACAAAGAGGAGAACAAGGACCAAGACGTGCCTGAAGAAGAAAACATTTATCCAGAAGATGTAAGTTGAGACATTTTCAACCAATTTATGCAAATTATAAAATGTAAGAGGCGCTTACAGTGGTCGACTATCTCCTCCGACATTCGGTaccgtcttgggtcgtcccattcttaaattagtcctattctgctttcgtcactcattctacattgaaagccaccgacgattgtgacgaatgtagaatgagtgacgaaagcagaataggactaatttaagaacgtgacgaaaaacaaatgggacgacccaagacgatacccgaCATTCGATCCGTGTTAAAAGCATGTCGTAGACGGTTTCTAGGTCTGGCCACTTGAAAAGTTTTGTaaagccccatttagacggctcaagaacttgcatgcgatttCGTTACATTGACTGCATTCATTACACTCAATGTATCGAAAATTGCATCTAAGTTCTTGTGTATGTAACAATGTATCAAAAATTTCATATAAGTTCTTGAACAGTCTAAATGTGGCTTACTTGTTTGTCAGCACATAATAATGTGAGTCGACAGTGTAATGCGGCCCATTCCTTGAATCATTACGACAATGTGCTTGGCGTGCGACACTTGTATACGTTCAAGAtgttaaaaactattttttctaCAGCCCGACGATAAGCGAGTCGACGATGATGACGCTGAACCACAAATCATCACCTCACACGTGGCCGTACCCTCGCAGAAAGACATCGAGGAGGCGCTGCTCAGGAAGAAGAAACAGGAACTTCTAGAACGATACGGCTGCCTCGACGTCAAAATGGAACAGAGCTGACAAACACTACTCTAAAATtcctttttaattattttaagtgtAATTGTGGATGCGAACGAGAGGACtgaaagaaataaaacaaaattaattccATAATCATTTCTTTTCATTTGAACAATTTTATTATGAATTGCACATAGCTATTATAATCACTAAGCAAAATATACATTTCAACACACACCTTCGTGCGATTGTACTCACTGGCTCAAAATATTACAATCATAGACAGATATAACTAGAGCTTGAAATTAAAATACTAAAGGAACATACATTTATTCTGCAGACCACAATAAAGCGATACAGATCgtacaaaacttataaatcagcATCAACTGAAAAAAATCATGCACCCtgaatacatttttttgtattggGTGCGTGCATAGCGATACAAGTATTATGATTATCACCTTGCAAACTGAGAAAAACCTACAGAATATAATCACGAAATTACATTAGGAATGTACACACCTAACCAGAAACCTTATAAGCCTAAATAAGTACCACAGTATAACATTGGAGTTTTTTAATAACGAATcttatagtatttatttatattgctaTATTTTCGGTGCAAAACAATAAGCTGCAGTcctttaaaaactactaaaaaaACTAGACGTaagaaactaaaaatatttcgtATTGCCTTTTTCCTGAACATCGAGGTCTGAAATTGTTCGTTGCTCGACAGTGCTCAATTATAATAAACCAGTAAATTCTGACAATGGTAAACACCGTAACAGTACTTAAACACCGACATCTAGAATTGAATTGGCTCTACCTCtgtattttctttttttctcgTAATAGATGAATTATTCTTAATTACGAGTGGGTAATCCTAATTGACAAACCTCATAGCGAAATGACTGTACATCGATAATTATTGCACTTGCTACCAAATAGTTTCTATCCAGCATTGTAGAAGCTAACACGCTAAGCCGTTGTAGCCATGCAGCGTTTCAGAAGATACTTTTGAACAATGTGTTCATCCGGCTTTCAATCCACAAAATTGTTCCGGATATTCCATATTCAGTTGATTTtgaatattgtttaaaacatttgAACATTAACATAAAGATAGGATTAAGAACAGATACTTCCTAAGTTCGGCCGTTGTGCTCCGAATGGTATTAAATTGATGATACAAGTATAATTTTTACCCTCAAGCAATTATGAACCTTATTTTGTGCATCTCGAAGGCACAGATTGCTGACTACAGAGAAATGACAGTTGCAGATGCAGGGAATAATCCTTTTTCGTCGTATTTTGACGGAAAGGCACGATCGtgttatgctatttcagtcaacctcaatacaaaaagtactgaggttgactgaagtagcatgacaaatacgaaagtttccgagaaaatacgatggcaaaggactgttcactacatctgtataattAAACCTTGAATTTTTTTGTTACTTTGTTCCCAAAAGTAGTTGCTGAAACGCTGTTTGACAGAATATCTTATTTATAACATCCGTAAGGCGTTTTTATACCCACATTTCCGAATATACATTATTTAGTTCTTTTTTCAGCAATAATTTGAGCTGCTAACGCTACAAACTTATTGCGCTTAATATTATACATTTGACTATTATCTTAACGTTGAACATAACAGCATCATGAATATATTCTTGTGTATATCGAGTTAAATCATGAACAATGAATAATAGAATAATATAACATGCACATTTATTATTGAACGtcaaaaatctatttatattattttaccaTCTGGAAGTTTTTTTTACTTGGGGGGCATGTGCAAGTAAATAATTTGTGTCTAATACTCGTTACAATTATATTGAAGCGAAAAAGACGGCAGTCTTTTTTGGTATTTTTCAGTAGTAGGTCCACACATAACGTAAACTGTACTAATACAAGTCTAACGTTTGTACGAATACGTATATTTTGGATCTCTCTTATTCAAAGTATAACAGTAAATGCTATTGGAGTATCTTttccgttaatattaatataagtaTGACTTACCCAACACCAAAATGTGGTAGAATGTAAATACTTTGCTGTAACGAATAATATTAAATCAGGTTTAAAGATTACAGGCTATTACAGATTGGATATTTCAATATTAGTGGttacataaaatattataataaacaacATTCATCAACCAATTTTAGCAATAAAGTTTCCAATGA
This genomic window from Cydia splendana chromosome 9, ilCydSple1.2, whole genome shotgun sequence contains:
- the LOC134793475 gene encoding uncharacterized protein LOC134793475 translates to MDSVSERAPSPARASPREPSFREPSVQRDPSPLREPSIQQGPSPQREPSVQREPSILREPSIQRGPTPPRQPSIQREPSIQREPKRNSLVGSRQASISTPRKGSHTSPRISVKGSPVRGSRTHSPARQMSHEQRSISNASQKMASKEDTKDTIANLEPQGQRISKHIEQLNDSVKKLALQTSGSHSEPLDTNIDKIAEMSKILTDEANTLRQSIKHLSEDICRTEVGFGQYTEDITDFPYHLFLLEIIINKIQMKCDCFDMDCNNLVISAHFLGKHPIVLYDSNTNGCVEDFFKINIGKSIMFAMTYDKICAIKDFEIVLDLNKQPPCSHCVTKIGTSKMDYTKEFLGLREELCMKWADEQPKDNIICTTSTPMLKNQFYILCSDSEDNDAIGIIEVSVRMSFLGKEITTAFSASPTPKGTSRLLKEGHGMTMYSCQKVEMDEQGKVLLDEDVLGKNSCRPLTRSDSPMSEISSLSTRKPHYTGGYMDHNNIGGMPRYDEIFTKMNDNELKIRVPKSTKVERVGRYEKIQELCECEETPYNTGDQIQFQLPSDIRKTDNTYTSNLKYTIDTPVKTYDKKNRKVINVTPTNCSVPVDMEKRLHSQKDVFILKIGKKLETKDKKTDLEIELVTPKAPGSDPVENNTVSQQVSKTKMKDKKKNKNKKGEKGKKASAKASKTKKAKKTK
- the LOC134793479 gene encoding pre-mRNA-splicing factor ISY1 homolog → MARNAEKAMTTLARWRAAQVQETGGQRERRPYLASECTDLPQAEKWRLQIVREIAKKVAQIQNAGLGEFRIRDLNDEINKLMREKRHWEVQIKSLGGPDHARVGPRMLDQDGREVPGNRGYKYFGAAKDLPGVRELFEQEPPPPPRRTRADLMRDVDADYYGYRDDDDGLLIPLEREAEKEAIARAVDEWKRNKEENKDQDVPEEENIYPEDPDDKRVDDDDAEPQIITSHVAVPSQKDIEEALLRKKKQELLERYGCLDVKMEQS